A genomic stretch from Bosea sp. F3-2 includes:
- a CDS encoding chemotaxis protein CheW: MTLPGPDKAQQMASAGFGDSLDYVTIRIGEQLLGLPIGRVQDVFITDRITIVPRAPSEIVGLLNLRGRIVTAICLRKRLGRPVPDTLGQGELTAIGIDHRGEAYALIVDAVGEVIRLDRSTFEPLPVHLDRVWTALASGVHRLADELLVILDLDAVLDLDLPAAA; the protein is encoded by the coding sequence ATGACCCTTCCCGGACCCGACAAGGCTCAGCAGATGGCGTCCGCCGGTTTCGGCGATTCGCTCGACTACGTGACGATCCGGATCGGCGAGCAGCTGCTCGGGCTGCCGATCGGGCGCGTGCAGGACGTCTTCATCACCGATCGCATCACGATCGTGCCCCGCGCTCCGAGCGAGATCGTCGGCTTGTTGAATCTGCGCGGGCGCATCGTCACGGCAATCTGCCTGCGCAAGCGGCTCGGCAGGCCTGTTCCGGATACCCTGGGGCAAGGCGAGTTGACGGCGATCGGTATCGATCATCGCGGCGAGGCCTACGCCCTGATCGTCGATGCCGTCGGCGAGGTGATCCGGCTGGACCGTTCCACCTTCGAGCCATTGCCCGTTCATCTCGACCGTGTCTGGACCGCGTTGGCGAGCGGCGTTCACCGGCTTGCCGACGAACTCCTCGTCATACTCGATCTCGATGCTGTCCTCGATCTTGACCTCCCCGCCGCGGCCTGA
- a CDS encoding chemotaxis protein CheW, producing the protein MDELLQEFLTETGENLDTVDRELVRFEQDPNDRDILRNIFRLVHTVKGTCGFIGLPRLEALTHAAESVIGQFRDGATVKPSAVTAILETIDRIKDILAELAEKGQEPEGNDETLICELQALADHAKGELRQSHPTEEPVDPVAAYLARHGQVAAEPATDDIVFRSAPGPQRDRNGRIEGSESVQHADEGPAPARNGGPATLRVNVDTIEHLMTMVSELVLTRNQLLDVSRQQEDAKLKAPLQRLSLITAELQDGVMKTRMQPIGNAWSKLPRIVRDLSTELGKRIELVTEGAETELDRQILDLIKDPLIHMVRNCADHAIELPAERRAAGKPEQGTIRLSAYHEGGSVTISIADDGRGLDVGRIRNKAIARGLATEAEIEKLGDAQISRFIFLPGFSTADNVTAVSGRGVGMDVVKANVDSIGGMIDIASRPGLGTTITIKIPLTLAIISALIVVAGNDRYAIPQIAVRELVRVKTGDDNRIEEINGAPVLRLRGRLLPIISLPELMGAPKAAEGEGFIVITQIGERQFGILVDSVFHTEEIVVKPMSSKLRHIPLFSGNTILGDGAVVLIVDPNGVASLVGAVLSDEAEAKPHTAPSHAQGSEKTTMLVFRTGAGSLQALPLSLVTRLEEVDADQFQRGGGRTLLHYRGRLVPVTPLAETQLRSQGIQPLVIVSDGDLTVALAVEAIVDIVEDSFDLEMATSDERGVIGSAMIRGRATDIVDLAHYLPLNEPGWFAAKRGSTPSARVLLIEPSDFLREMLSPILKASGHMITMAADFDLDPSAAAEPFSIVLLDLDRQIEAAFALAATLRAQAGSERLRILGLTTCATPDLHMRAAQAGLDDVVAKFDRRALLSELNAGSADMRQAA; encoded by the coding sequence GCCGAGTCGGTGATCGGACAGTTCCGCGACGGTGCGACGGTGAAGCCGAGCGCCGTCACCGCCATCCTCGAAACCATCGACCGCATCAAGGACATCCTCGCCGAGCTGGCCGAGAAAGGGCAGGAGCCCGAGGGCAACGACGAGACGCTGATCTGCGAGTTGCAGGCCTTGGCCGACCATGCCAAGGGCGAGCTCCGCCAGTCGCATCCGACCGAGGAGCCGGTCGACCCCGTCGCCGCCTATCTCGCGCGCCATGGCCAGGTTGCGGCCGAGCCTGCAACGGACGACATCGTCTTCCGCAGCGCCCCGGGGCCGCAGCGCGACCGCAACGGCCGCATCGAAGGCAGCGAGAGCGTTCAGCACGCCGATGAGGGACCGGCGCCGGCTCGGAACGGCGGCCCGGCAACCCTGCGCGTCAATGTCGATACGATCGAGCATCTGATGACCATGGTCTCGGAGCTCGTTCTGACGCGCAACCAGCTCCTCGATGTCTCTCGCCAGCAGGAAGACGCCAAGCTCAAGGCCCCGCTGCAGCGCCTGTCGCTGATCACCGCCGAGCTGCAGGACGGCGTGATGAAGACGCGCATGCAGCCGATCGGCAACGCCTGGTCGAAGCTGCCGCGCATCGTGCGCGACCTCAGCACCGAACTCGGCAAGCGCATCGAACTCGTGACCGAGGGCGCGGAAACTGAACTCGACCGCCAGATCCTCGACCTGATCAAGGATCCGCTCATCCACATGGTCCGCAACTGCGCCGACCATGCGATCGAGCTTCCGGCGGAGCGCCGGGCAGCCGGCAAGCCCGAACAGGGCACGATCCGGCTTTCCGCCTATCACGAGGGCGGCTCCGTCACGATCTCGATCGCGGATGACGGGCGCGGGCTCGATGTTGGACGCATCCGGAACAAGGCCATCGCCCGGGGCCTTGCCACCGAAGCCGAGATCGAGAAGCTCGGCGATGCCCAGATCAGCCGTTTCATCTTCCTGCCCGGCTTCTCGACGGCGGATAACGTGACGGCGGTTTCCGGCCGCGGCGTCGGCATGGACGTGGTCAAGGCCAATGTCGATTCGATCGGCGGGATGATCGACATCGCCAGCCGTCCCGGCCTTGGCACCACCATCACCATCAAGATCCCGCTGACGCTCGCGATCATCTCTGCCTTGATCGTGGTGGCAGGCAATGACCGCTACGCGATTCCGCAGATCGCGGTGCGCGAGCTCGTGCGGGTGAAGACGGGCGACGACAACCGCATCGAGGAGATCAACGGCGCCCCGGTCCTGCGGCTGCGCGGACGTCTGCTGCCGATCATTTCGCTTCCCGAGCTGATGGGCGCGCCCAAGGCGGCGGAGGGAGAAGGCTTCATCGTCATCACCCAGATCGGCGAGCGACAATTCGGAATCCTCGTCGACAGCGTCTTCCACACCGAGGAAATCGTGGTGAAGCCGATGTCGAGCAAGCTGCGCCACATCCCGCTTTTCTCGGGCAATACCATCCTCGGCGACGGAGCCGTCGTGCTGATCGTCGACCCCAACGGCGTCGCCAGCCTGGTCGGCGCGGTCCTGTCGGATGAGGCCGAAGCGAAGCCGCATACCGCGCCCTCCCATGCGCAAGGGAGCGAGAAGACGACGATGCTCGTCTTCCGGACCGGCGCCGGCAGCCTCCAGGCACTGCCCCTGTCGCTGGTGACCCGGCTCGAGGAGGTCGATGCCGACCAGTTCCAGCGCGGTGGCGGCCGCACTCTGCTGCACTATCGCGGGCGCCTCGTTCCCGTCACGCCACTCGCCGAAACGCAGCTGCGCAGCCAGGGCATCCAGCCACTCGTCATCGTCTCGGACGGCGATCTGACCGTTGCGCTGGCAGTCGAAGCCATCGTCGACATCGTCGAGGACAGTTTCGATCTCGAAATGGCCACAAGCGACGAGCGCGGCGTGATCGGTTCCGCCATGATCCGGGGCCGCGCCACCGATATCGTCGATCTCGCCCACTACCTGCCGCTGAACGAGCCCGGCTGGTTTGCCGCGAAGCGCGGCTCCACCCCGTCCGCCCGTGTCCTGCTGATCGAGCCATCGGATTTCCTGCGGGAGATGCTGAGCCCGATCCTGAAGGCATCCGGCCACATGATCACCATGGCGGCCGATTTCGACCTTGATCCCTCGGCAGCCGCCGAGCCGTTCAGCATCGTCCTGCTCGATCTCGATCGACAGATCGAAGCGGCCTTCGCCTTGGCCGCGACGCTGCGTGCCCAGGCCGGAAGCGAGCGCCTGCGCATCCTCGGCCTCACCACCTGCGCGACACCGGATCTGCACATGCGCGCCGCACAGGCCGGCCTCGACGATGTCGTTGCGAAATTCGATCGCCGGGCTTTGCTGAGCGAGCTGAATGCCGGCAGCGCGGATATGAGGCAGGCGGCATGA